One Ktedonobacteraceae bacterium genomic region harbors:
- the sufD gene encoding Fe-S cluster assembly protein SufD, which translates to MANALSNGLSRGAVEELSRQKGEPEWMLQKRLQAWDLYESMETPLGRRGDLGTLRTLANFKFQALNPYVPSAGNDKLPAPIEQSLQEALVDQRSGLIVQRNSSVVRTELDEELKSRGVILTDLDTAVREYPELVQQYFMTDCVPVSSNKYTALHAAFWSGGIFLYLPKGVEVEDPILAQIWIDAPASAIFAHTLIVADEMSSVRYVEEQSSAFDGEQPSLLNGVVEVYVKNAAHVEFSNLQDFGQNVWTVTNKNAVHEKDGSTTWVIADLGSKVMLSNVGIGMQGSGSAGELVGVFFTDHDQRYSINTLSDHASTATNAETLVKGVLTDESRVEFIGMIRVRPKAQQTASFLSDHTLLLSDKCRAESIPSLEIGANEVSASHGATTGKIDEEQLFYLMVRGIAREEAERIIVQGFFEPVLQRIPLENLRTRLRRSIVRRMQGAYETEADTWVDAQERWEIEDVDQYAISLDGKPQEEEEIQLAEY; encoded by the coding sequence ATGGCTAATGCTCTATCCAATGGACTCTCGCGCGGCGCGGTAGAGGAACTTTCGCGCCAGAAGGGAGAGCCTGAATGGATGCTACAGAAACGCCTGCAGGCCTGGGACCTCTATGAAAGCATGGAGACGCCACTTGGCCGTCGTGGCGACCTGGGCACGCTACGCACGCTGGCGAATTTCAAGTTCCAGGCGCTCAATCCATACGTTCCGTCCGCGGGCAACGACAAACTGCCCGCGCCAATCGAGCAGTCTTTGCAAGAGGCGCTGGTCGATCAACGTTCCGGCCTGATCGTGCAGCGCAACTCCTCTGTCGTGCGTACCGAGCTTGACGAAGAACTCAAAAGCCGCGGCGTCATCCTCACCGACCTGGATACAGCCGTACGCGAATATCCCGAACTGGTGCAGCAGTACTTCATGACCGATTGCGTGCCAGTAAGCAGCAACAAATATACCGCTCTGCACGCGGCATTCTGGAGCGGCGGCATCTTCCTGTATCTCCCCAAGGGAGTAGAGGTTGAAGACCCTATCCTGGCGCAAATCTGGATCGATGCGCCCGCCTCGGCCATCTTCGCGCATACGCTCATCGTTGCAGACGAGATGAGCAGCGTGCGCTATGTCGAGGAACAGAGCTCCGCCTTCGATGGCGAGCAACCATCCTTGCTCAATGGCGTCGTCGAGGTGTATGTCAAAAACGCGGCGCATGTCGAGTTCAGCAACCTGCAGGACTTCGGTCAGAACGTCTGGACGGTCACAAATAAGAACGCCGTCCATGAAAAGGATGGCAGCACCACCTGGGTAATAGCCGACCTCGGCAGCAAGGTCATGCTTTCCAACGTCGGCATCGGTATGCAGGGAAGCGGCAGCGCCGGCGAACTGGTAGGAGTCTTTTTCACCGACCACGACCAGCGGTATTCAATCAACACGCTCTCCGATCACGCCTCGACCGCGACGAATGCCGAGACACTGGTCAAAGGCGTGTTGACCGACGAGTCGCGCGTGGAATTTATCGGAATGATCCGCGTGCGGCCAAAGGCGCAGCAGACGGCTTCATTCCTCTCCGATCACACGCTGCTACTGAGCGACAAGTGCCGGGCAGAATCGATACCGAGCCTGGAAATCGGAGCCAACGAGGTCAGCGCCAGCCACGGCGCCACTACCGGCAAGATTGACGAAGAGCAACTCTTCTACCTGATGGTACGCGGCATCGCGCGTGAAGAGGCCGAACGCATCATCGTGCAGGGCTTCTTCGAGCCGGTTCTGCAGCGCATCCCGCTGGAGAACCTGCGCACCCGCCTGCGCCGCAGCATTGTGCGCCGTATGCAGGGCGCCTACGAAACCGAGGCCGACACCTGGGTCGATGCGCAGGAACGCTGGGAGATCGAGGACGTTGACCAATATGCCATCTCCCTCGACGGCAAGCCCCAGGAGGAGGAGGAGATTCAGCTCGCTGAGTATTAG
- a CDS encoding cysteine desulfurase: MAGSDNTLATVTQETTGQHPAVRSAADIRKDFPILSRQVHGKPLVYLDSTASSQKPYSVIEAMSAYYETINANVHRGVYEISEEATAKMEKARVKVARFINARQSKQIIFTRNTTESINLVAYSWGNTNISAGDVIVLTEMEHHSNLVPWQLLAQRTGARLEFVPVTDEGLLRLDIYEQLLRQQPKLVAFAHMSNVLGTINPVQQMVAQAHEAGAVVLVDAAQSVPHMPVDVQALDADFLCFSSHKMLGPTGIGVLYGKRELLEAMPPFMGGGDMIRTVGLRQSTWNDLPWKFEAGTPSIAEAIGLGAAIDYLNKLGMANVRQHEQEITVYAMEQLQAVPGLTIYGPDASRRGGVVSFTLGDIHPHDLASILDQEVGVAIRAGHHCAQPVMERFGLAATARASFYVYTVPEDIDVLVQGLHKALQIFNL, translated from the coding sequence ATGGCAGGTTCCGACAACACGCTGGCGACGGTAACGCAAGAGACAACAGGACAGCATCCCGCTGTGCGTTCAGCAGCGGACATTCGCAAAGATTTTCCGATACTTTCACGCCAGGTACATGGCAAACCGCTGGTGTATCTCGACAGCACGGCAAGCTCGCAGAAACCCTATAGCGTCATTGAGGCCATGAGCGCCTACTACGAAACCATCAACGCCAACGTGCATCGCGGCGTCTATGAGATCAGCGAGGAAGCCACGGCAAAGATGGAGAAGGCGCGCGTCAAGGTCGCCCGCTTCATCAACGCGCGCCAGAGCAAGCAGATCATCTTCACGCGCAACACGACCGAAAGCATCAACCTGGTCGCCTATAGCTGGGGCAACACCAATATTTCCGCCGGTGATGTGATCGTCCTGACCGAAATGGAGCATCACAGCAATCTCGTCCCCTGGCAACTGCTCGCCCAACGCACCGGCGCGCGCCTGGAATTCGTGCCTGTCACCGATGAGGGACTGCTGCGCTTAGATATCTATGAACAACTCTTGCGGCAGCAGCCGAAACTCGTCGCGTTCGCCCATATGTCCAACGTCCTGGGTACAATCAATCCCGTACAGCAAATGGTTGCCCAGGCTCATGAAGCAGGGGCAGTCGTTCTGGTGGACGCGGCGCAAAGCGTACCTCATATGCCCGTCGATGTACAGGCCCTGGATGCTGATTTTCTGTGCTTCAGCTCGCACAAAATGCTTGGACCCACAGGTATTGGCGTTCTCTATGGCAAGCGCGAACTGCTCGAAGCCATGCCTCCTTTTATGGGCGGCGGCGACATGATTCGCACGGTCGGACTGCGGCAATCGACCTGGAATGACCTGCCCTGGAAATTTGAGGCCGGCACGCCCTCTATCGCGGAAGCTATCGGCCTGGGAGCCGCCATCGATTATCTCAATAAACTTGGTATGGCGAATGTCCGGCAGCACGAACAGGAAATTACGGTCTATGCTATGGAACAATTGCAGGCCGTTCCAGGGCTGACCATCTATGGGCCGGATGCCTCGCGGCGCGGCGGCGTCGTATCCTTTACGTTAGGGGATATTCACCCACACGACCTGGCATCCATTCTCGATCAAGAGGTCGGCGTGGCCATTCGCGCGGGCCATCATTGCGCGCAACCGGTCATGGAACGCTTTGGGCTGGCCGCAACTGCACGCGCCAGCTTCTACGTGTATACAGTACCAGAAGATATCGACGTGCTGGTACAGGGGCTGCATAAAGCGTTACAGATATTCAATCTTTAA